A genomic region of Phycisphaerae bacterium contains the following coding sequences:
- a CDS encoding cobalamin-dependent protein (Presence of a B(12) (cobalamin)-binding domain implies dependence on cobalamin itself, in one of its several forms, or in some unusual lineages, dependence on a cobalamin-like analog.) has protein sequence MNRPIRVLIAKIGLDGHDRGAKLIVRNLRDAGMEVIYTGLWQTPAATVHAALQEDVDVLGVSLLSAAHLTIMPELRRLCTNAGIAQLPITVGGIIPEEDHQALRNAQIDGIFNPGTPTQVIVDAFRKLAADYRARRAAVSAAPDIKTPTGLARAITLIMQGDTDRLGSVPAPTNNTITLGITGSPGVGKSTFIGKLARGLRERNHRVAVVAVDPTSPITGGSVLGDRLRIMSNQPDHDLFVRSLASEGQAGGLAPHCAEITRLCAAAGYDIILVETVGAGQNDTDIRNLANHVLLLLMPGAGDAIQFAKAGVFEIATGYVVNKADLPGADVTVRQLHESLEDQRPIWQVSSLRNEGLAPLCDWLEEQLSK, from the coding sequence CGGCCTCTGGCAAACCCCCGCCGCCACCGTCCACGCCGCCTTGCAGGAAGACGTCGACGTCCTCGGCGTCAGCCTGCTCTCGGCCGCGCACCTCACGATCATGCCCGAGCTGCGCCGCCTCTGCACCAACGCCGGCATTGCCCAGTTGCCCATCACCGTCGGCGGCATCATCCCCGAAGAGGACCACCAGGCCCTCCGCAACGCGCAGATCGACGGCATCTTCAACCCCGGCACGCCGACGCAGGTGATTGTCGACGCCTTTCGCAAGCTCGCCGCCGATTACCGCGCCCGCCGCGCTGCCGTCAGCGCCGCCCCCGACATCAAGACCCCCACGGGCCTCGCCCGCGCCATCACGCTCATCATGCAGGGTGACACCGACCGCCTCGGAAGCGTCCCCGCCCCTACCAATAACACGATCACGCTCGGCATCACCGGTTCCCCCGGCGTCGGCAAGAGCACCTTCATCGGCAAGCTCGCCCGCGGCCTCCGGGAACGCAATCACCGCGTCGCCGTCGTCGCCGTCGACCCCACCAGCCCGATCACCGGCGGCTCGGTCCTCGGCGACCGCCTGCGGATCATGTCGAACCAGCCCGACCACGACCTCTTCGTCCGCAGCCTCGCCTCTGAAGGCCAGGCCGGCGGACTCGCCCCGCACTGCGCCGAAATCACGCGCCTCTGTGCGGCGGCGGGTTACGACATCATCCTGGTCGAGACCGTCGGCGCCGGCCAGAACGACACCGACATCCGCAACCTTGCCAACCACGTGCTGCTGCTGCTCATGCCCGGCGCCGGCGACGCCATCCAGTTCGCCAAGGCCGGCGTGTTCGAAATCGCCACCGGCTACGTCGTCAATAAGGCCGATCTCCCCGGTGCCGACGTGACCGTCCGCCAGCTCCACGAATCGCTCGAAGACCAACGCCCCATCTGGCAGGTCAGCTCGCTGCGCAACGAGGGCCTGGCACCGCTGTGCGACTGGCTCGAGGAGCAGCTCTCGAAGTAG